From the Garra rufa chromosome 23, GarRuf1.0, whole genome shotgun sequence genome, the window TAAACTTGCCTAGGATAATTCTGTGACTGGTTTAGACTAGTCCAGCTGGTCTGATCTCCTAGATTTGACAAACCGAAGTAACCAAACCCCAATAAAACCAGCAAATAGACCTGACCCAGCTGGGAGAACAGATCAGCAAACCAGCAAGGTTTAAGATGTGTCTTATTTTGAGTgggaattaaatgttttattttttattttgtgcaattTATCTGTAAATCTTATATGTGTTTTAAGGACCAATTTGCCTAAGGAGATTATGATGTTCCCTGATTTTCCCTTTGATGACCGCCTGCCTTCTTTTTTGCACCATACGTCGGTTCAGCAGTATTTGGAAAAATACTGTGAGAGATATGATATTGCTCGTCATATCAAGGTATGTGATTGTCTTTATTCTAAATTCTGTGTCTATAATGAAACTTAAAGGAATAAAATTGCCTTAACAGATCTGGAGGAATTTATCATTACTTCACTTCACCCTTGTGCCGTCAaattgagagtccaaacagctaataaaatagtcacaataatccacaagtaatccacatgactcccaTCCAAACATGAAGTGCAAATGTGAATTTTTGTAATAAACAAGTCCATCATTGAGAGGtatttaacttcaaaccattgcttctggctgaaatgtgaccctggaccacaaaaccaatcataatggtacattttttgaaattgagatttatacatgatctgaaagctgaataaataagcattccattGGATAGGATATGGATTGGATTGGgtatggataggacaatatttggccaagatacaactatatgaaaatctggaatctgagggtgcaaagaaaaaaatctaaatattgagaaaaacgccttaacatttgttcaaataaagttctcagctatgcatattactaatcaaaattatgttttaatatatatttatgacatttacaaagtatcttcatacaacatgatctttacttaatgagatttttggcataaaagaaaaatgaataattctgacccatacaatgtatttttgactattgctaaaaatatacctgtgctacttaagactggttttgtggtccagggtcacaaatatgagtcctctatccataatattgctgtgAAAAAGTTGCCTGTCTATATCAGGGgataaatatgcacagatcaaccTCAGCTTACAACATGTCGGTTGATTGCAACATGAGAAGACAACaagaaatgtactttttttttttttactggtggAAGCAttattatccacctttttcttcgatgcgaaagtaagcctatgggtgagacttccagttcattatccactatagggaaataacgagaaaatTACCATttagtgcagtaaacagtaaaactgtttggacTACAAGCCAGTGTGTTCAGTATTAAGCTAATACATTataataacatggtaagacacaccaatttgcaatatcaagcagcaaaaccagctgttttgcacagctaaaaataactggacgcagatgagactgaaagccagacccataaaattccTCCTACGGGAACAAAAAGGTGGATAGATTATGGCtgtgtattttggccagaagcaacatTTTAATGTTGAAACGCCTTTTTTCTTAGAAACACTCAGAGTTTTGCTTTAACATTAACTGACATTAATCGACTGAAttggactcattctgatggcacccattcactgcagaggatccatttgtgagcaagtgacataatgctattttttttttccaaatctgttccaatgaagaaacaaactcatttttaaTGTCCCGAGGTTGAATAAATTTAAAGCAAATTTGAATTTTGGCTAAAGTATTTCTCTAGTCAATCTCCTAATAAATTACACTTTTAGTGCAAGAATCATAGATTGGCATAGCAGGTTTTTATGTTTAAGTTTATTAAAGCCTAAAGATATAAGGACTAAAGCAGAAATCCATAATAATGAGTGAAACAAAATGAATATTGACGTGTGCTCACACATTGTCTGACATTGTGGATAAATCATCTTGCGACAAAAATGCAGTTTGGCATGTGTCTGTTTAATTTAGATCTGAAAAAAGCACCTACACCTACAAAAATAAACCGCATTAGTCGAGTAAAAACAGCTATTAGGGTTACATTGTTGTAGAACCGCTTGTGGCCAGAAAGTTGAGATGATTATAGATTGCCTCTTTGATCAGGCGTGTAGGGGTCACTGACCCCTGCTTGTCAAAGGCATCAACGTCTCACAAAATCGAAGGACCCATCAAGTGTGCTTCGAGACAACACTCGAAACGCTCTCAGTGTTCCCAAGTATTTTTCTTACCAACGGAAGCAAGAATATTGCTTATGACAGACCGCTTTGTCCCTCACAGTTCAACACCGTGGTGGAAAAGGTGAAGCCCGTCTCCATGGAGACTGAGACGGGGGGAGCGGTGACGTGGGAGGTAATTTCGCGCAGCACATGTGGAGACCAGAACACGCAGACGTTCGACTCGGTGTTCGTCTGCAACGGGTGAGGGATGCCATCTTAAAGAGTCCTTTTATCTCCCAGACATGCTCAAATGGACACAAGTGCATCTAATCTCCGATTGCAGCTTGGCGGTGGTGTTCTAAATGCATAGCATTATTCAAATAGTGGCATGTTCATTTACCCCATAATATACCCAGAGGCTTTTATCTGGCTGCATTGTCGCCGAGGTGATGTGAATGGGTATTATGTTATGCATTCATGTGGCATTTCTGTGAGGGAATTCAGAAGACCACAGGAGCCCTTTAGCATCTCAGCGCTGACTCATAATTCCTTCCTCTTTCTGCAGGCATTACTCCGACCCCCACCTGCCCTACATTCCTGGAATAGAGCATTTTAAAGGTACAACAAATGATCAGTGATCACTACAAATGCATAACCCTGAAAGCCCCAACCATTAGTCTCATTACACCCCTCCATCTTCCCTtttatctctctgtctctcatctTCTTGCATTTATCTTTGCTTTCTTCCACTGCTGTTTTGCAGGGAAAGTCTTACACAGTCACTCGTACCGCTATCCAGAGCCCTTCGCCGACAAGTCCGTCGTGGTCTTGGGGGCCAAAGCATCCGGTGTGGATATTTCCTTTGAGTTAGCCCAAGTTAATGCTCAGGTTTGTGGCTTAGCGTCTTTTTGCACAGTGTCACATACCATTTTAAGTGCCACAGCTTTGTTTGCTTGTAAATTAAAGGGTTGgtcacctgaaaatgaaaatctatcatttactcacccttcatgttGCTCCAGAGCCGAACGACTTTCCTGTAATGTAactgtaactttattattataaaaatggaCTTGAGTGTAATTtaatttgtatacaaatcagttaattttaaccttcaatattacaGTGATGCAGaaccaactgactctcatgtatattttacagcattagttgagagtcGAGTTGTTTTttcttgagaaaatttggcatgtactatacataatatatatccaaaataatcgcTATTGGATAGGAAACCAaattgcaagcttgtgaatcagaatcaaatcgaATCATAATATTGTGGCAACACATCATGCAAATTTTCCGCTCAAGTCAAAATTTCTGAACTTACAAGCAAGACCCATTTGAGGCATATATGGGGCGTTTGCAGCATAAGTGCGTTATTactttaagttaaactaaataaaaataagaaatgttgctttggaaactagctgaaataaaacaagtttacgtttttttttttaatgcttcatttaaattaatgttttttaatctcaagtataaaaaatgtgttttatggttttaaatatagttaactataataacataGTATAATAGACCCATAATTAAAGTTAACATtaagtgaaaatgtaaaaatgtatccTATCTATTTTATAATGCATATTATAGATCTTGTGAACAATTTATCTGTGCATGTTCATCATTTCTAATGAGAATGTCATAACTGGATGCATACTAGATTTCTCCAATAATTTAATCTGCTTAAATTCCACGCCTTCAAGCTCACGTTCATCTGCCTCCACTTTTGAGTGCAACACATATCTCTAAAAACAATCAACCGATAGGCAGAAACAAGTCTCTGCCCTACTTCCTTTTTTtcaatattgtgttacactagAATGAATGTCACAGTATGGAAGAAAAGATCTGCCACTACTTCCGTTTCATTGTGACTCTAAACTTTAAGCCCATCCATTTGTATTGTATCAAAAATATCAGttggaacactttttttttattttatctgtttTTGATTGCGGTATCCTTTTAAATCAAACTTTGTGTTGTTCATTCTGTCCATCTCAGTGGCAAATAATGCTTTGAATTGGTCTTTAGTATCTGTAAGGAGTGTAAAGTGACACTTGACCTTCTCTCTTTCTCATGCACAAACGTTTTTCTCATTGTAGGTGATTCTAAGCCATAACACACCAACCATGTCCTTACCTCCACCTCTGGGTATCCGGCAGGCTAGCGCTGTTGTTGGGATTTTAGAGGATGGATCTTTACAGTTTCAGGATGGATCAGTGACCCAGGCTGATGTTCTTCTGTTCTGTACAGGATACAACTTTAACTTCCCTTTCCTTTGTCCATCAGACCTGGGACTGGATGTACAGGATCTGTTTGTGACTCCACTCTACAAGTACTTGCTGCCCCCTGGCTTCCCTTCCATTTTCTTTATTGGCATTTGCAAAATTATTTGCCCTTTCATACATTTTGACTGTCAGGTGAGCAGAGATGAAACATCTGAATACAGTTTGAATACTAAACATGATTGATTCTCATTCTAATGTTGTCGTTTTCATCCATAGGTTAAGTTCGCTCTTGCTGTCCTGGAGGGATCAGTAGAGCTACCCACCCAGGAAGAGATGGAGAAGGAAGTGCAGAGAGAGATGCAATGGAAACAAGACACAGGGGTGCAGGTGAAGCACCTGCTCAATTTGGACAAAAATCAGTGGGATTATTACCTGGATCTGGCCAGGGTGGGCCGCTTCACACCCCCTCAGCCAGTGTTAGAGAGTCTTTATGAAGAGGTGCGCATACagaggcagaaagacccacagaAATACAGACAGATCAACTATAGGCTCATTGATGCCACACAGTGGGCGCTTTTGGAAGCACCACCAGAACAGACTGAGTTTAGCTACAGTCTGAGGATAAATGAATGATGTTTACACTGTTAATATGTATAAATGCTGAATGAAAAACATAAACAACATTTGTTTTAGAGGTcaaagtcatatatatatatatatatatatatatatatatatatatatatatatatatatatgtatgtatgtgtatgtaaactGATCTTTGACTTCTaacactataaaataaaatatatataactatatGTATCGATATAGATAAACTcttaataattaaaacattttttagagaTCAAAGTTATATAGATGTCAAGATTTGCATTTcaatctattttaatgtattgtattattttttcatttattagcataacaaataaaaattatatatatatagatagatagatggatgtcaagatttgcattttaatctattttgatttttaatttattgtattttctttttcatttattagcataacaaataaaaattatatgtatatgtatgtatagttattatatatattatataactatacatatatttatatatatggatatatagatatatagataaatatataactataatatataataaaatatataactaGATATAGGTAAGAtctcaataattaaaaaaaaatatttttagagaCCAGTGTTTTATATactatagagagagagagagagatagatagagtcaagatttgcattttattaaacctattttaatttttaatttattgtattatttttcatttattagcACAACACaactataaaatatataatacagatatacaataaaatataatatatagatGTCAAAATTTCCACTTTGAtctatttgaatttttaattaattttattattttttcatttccaGAATCAAAATCGTTAAATTTATTagcataacaaataaaaataaaatattagacatGAGTGAAGTTTAATTTAAACATAATGACTGAAATCTTAATTTAAACATTCAAACATGATTgccaaaatattttactattagtTATGCTCTTTGTACCATTGACCCATAGCCTACATATATGTAAATGGGTCTGTGATATAACACTCCTTATTTTCTGCCTAGGAAACTGTCCAGATtgtcaaaaaataaatgcaaaactttgtttcagttgtttctgtgatgtattgaaatataattacaagcacttcatacgtttcaaaggcttttatcgacaattacatgacatttatgcaaagagtcagtatttgcagtgttggcccttctttttcaggacctctgcaattcgactgggcatgctctcaatcaacttctgggccaaatcctgactgatagcaacccattctttcataatcacttcttggagtttgtcagaattagtgggtttgtgtttgtccacccgcctcttgaggattgaccacaagttctcaatgggattaagatctggggagtttccaggccatggacccaaaatttcaacgttttggtccccgagccacttagttatcacttttgccttatggcacggtgctccatcgtgctggaaaatgcattgttcttcaccaaactgttgttggattgttggaagaagttgctgttggagggtgttttggtaccattctttattcatggctgtgtttttgggcaaaattgtgagtgagcccactcccttggatgagaagcaaccccacacatgaatggtctcaggatgctttactgttggcatgacacaggactgatggtagcgctcaccttttcttctccggccaagcctttttccagatgccccaaacaatcggaaagaggcttcatcggagaatatgactttgccccagtcctcagcagtccattcgccatactttttgcagaagatcaatctgtccctgatgttttttttggagagaagtggcttctttgctgcccttcttgacaccaggccatcttccaaaagtcttggtctcactgtgtgtgcagatgcgctcacacctgcctgctgccattcctgagcaagctctgcactggtggcactccgatcccgcagctgaatcctctttaggagacgatcctggcgcttgctggactttcttggacgccctgaagccttcttaacaagaattgaacctctttccttgaagttcttgatgatcctataaattgttgatttaggtgcaatcttagtagccacaatatccttgcctgtgaagccatttttatgcaacacaatgatggctgcacgcgtttctttgcaggtcaccatggttaacaatggaagaacaatgatttcaagcatcaccctccttttaacatgtcaagtctgccattctaacccaatcagcctgacataatgatctccagccttgtgctcgtcaacattctcacctgagttaacaagactattactgaaatgatctcagcaggtcctttaatgacatcaatgaaatgcagtggaaagttttttttcgggattaagttcattttcatggcaaagaaggactatgcaattcatctgatcactcttcataacattctggagtatatgcaaattgctattataaaaacttaagcagcaacttctccaatttccaatatttatgtaattctcaaaacttttggccacgactgtagacatttttaatttttaatgcacTTAAAACAATTTTGTAATGCAATAAAATTTCTTTATAGTAGACAGTATCATACTATTTATTTACTTGACATTTAATAGTCACTAAACCTCATTTTAAAAGATTAATATTCCATTTTTTTACTGTATGATCCTGCAAAATGAAATATTTTCCAAACGTTTTCCGTCTTCATTTTAGTGATTAATTTTGTTGATAAATATTTTCAATACTTCAGTGCATTTTCAAACTGCATCTTAACTAAAGTCAAATCAAGCAACCTCGAGCTCCTCcagaaatattcaaatatttacaCAGAGATGCGATGTGAAGTTTATGCTGGGGTTTAAGGGGATGTGATTTTCTACATTATTCAAGCATTGCATCACATCTTTCATCAGCAGTGTGAACAACACGCCAGTCCCGCAGACTTTCCCATCTGCTCGAGGTCTTCATCTCCCAACATGTGAAATCGGACACCTACTTTCTCAACCCTTCCCAAACAGTCTTATCTGCACTTCCAGCTGTCACTAACATTATATACAAAACATTCACGCGCAATTCAAACTTGAACAGCAGCAACCGACTCCACAAGTTCAGAAGATCGACATCGATAAAATTCGCCGTAAACTTAAGGTTTAAGAAAACATACGACAAGAAACACGGACGGAGGGCGGGAGGAAAGGGAAAGCCAGAGGGGTGTTTCCTCTCCAGCAGAGGAAGGATTGAAGTACTGAGAAATAATTCATTAAACAGCGTGAAATGTCTAAATACATTGAGTTTTAGCTGACAGTCGCGATGTCGACTTCAGTTTTCCGATAAAAGGTGAGTGGATTCATGTCATGTAGGCTGCTCCTTCTAGAAAAGAAAACAGGAACCGAAGGGGCTCAGTGACGATACGATCCAACTTTGTCAGTTCTAGAATTGAGTATAAAGTTTGtgattaatagaaaaaaaaacattttggtggTTTCTTTTTTATATACAAGATTCGCGTAGTCATGCGTCATGAAGCAAACAGAAACGCTACTTCATTTTAATGTGACTGAGTGTGCTAAACTTGTTTTCTCTGAAAACAGGAGTTTTAATGTAGCACGGCTTTCTTTAAAGGTCTGGAATGAAATTAAATGCCCTAGTGTCTCATTTGAAGggtcatttcatttcattttgtacTTTATGAACATGTAAACAATGACGTTAACAGTCTTCCAAATTTGACTGTATTTCTACAGGCATTTTTTCTTATGCAGCCTGTATCTGTATACAGAAACAAAAATGTGGTGAATGTattttttcggtaacactttacaataaggttcattagttaacattagttaaccacattagttaacatgaactaataatgaactgcacttatacagcatttattaatctgtgttaatgttattttcaacatttactaatacattattaaaatcttgttaacattagttaatgcagtgtgaactaacgtaaacaaacaatgaacaactgtatttccgttaactaatgttaataaagattagtaaatacagtaacaaatgtattgctcatggttagttcatgttagttaatacattaactaatgtttagctaatgaaccttattgtaaagtgttaccattttttcttatttgtttTCTCTCCAAGAGAATGTCTTTTGGCCTGTTTCCAGCCATGTTTCGAAATTCTCCTAACTGTGTTAGGAAAAGTGCCCATTTTGATTGCTAAGTTTGATATAAAACTGTCAATGCTTGCTTCTTCAAGGCAAAACTACATCCCAATATACtctactgttcaaaagtattGGGtcatttaaagaaattaatacttttattcagcaaagacgcattaaattgatcaaaagtgactttgtcatttataatgttacaaaatatttctatttcaaataaatcctgttGTTTTGAACTGTATTCATAgtctattacattttaaaatgtattttgaatTGCCACAACCAACTTTATAAACCCTATTAAGGACATTCTAATATAATCTTTTAGAAATGTGCTTTTAAAAATTCTTTTTCAGACtataaaaaacatatatacagtcaagcccgaaatttttcatacccctggaaaattcagatttaaagttaattttattcaataagtattttatttacaagtttttgtacaagaggcattattgtggaaaaaaaatatttctcagctttttttacatttgaacaataagtggcatgtccaaaattattcataccctttgcaaactgtcacagtctatgggaaaatccaaagttctataccattccaaatagtccaagctgttctaaagcatcctaattactctgattcattgggaacagctgttttaatcaactcaacaggtgaaaagcagaagctctctgctgttggtttgtggacagtcatggctaagacaaaggagctcactgtggacctgcggctgtgcattgtggctacTCACaggtcaggaaagggctataagaccatatctaaatgttttgaagttccagtggttacagtgcaaagtattattaaaaaatacaaaacgttccgcactgtgaaaaatctcagaggacgtggtcggaagccaaaagtgacacctgtgctggccaggaggatagtgagagaggtaaaaaaggatccaaggatcaccaccaaggccgtcctgatgaatctgggctctgctggtggcaacatctcaaggcagacagtccacagacactgcacaccgctggattccacggacgcagaccaaggaggacaccacttctccagataaggcacacaaaagcctgcttggcctttgcaaatgctcatctggacaattgttttaattatttggccacaatgatgtagaatttatttggcgtaaaaaaggagaagactTCAACCCTACATCAggcaacaacatcaggcagtctgcagagaaacttggccttgggcaccagtggacatttcagcacgagaacgacccaaaacacacagcaaaagtggtgaagaaatgataagcagaaaaaaaacattaacattttgcagtggcccagccatgagtcctgacttaaatccaattgagaatctgtggagggagctaaagatcagggtgatggcaaagagaccatccaacctgaaagagttggagctcatcactaaagatgaatgggcaaaaataccagtggagacatgcaaaaagctggtcagcaattataggaagcgtttgattgctgtaatagccaataaaggcttttgtattgattattgagaagggtatgaataattttggacatgccactttttgttcaaatgtaaataaaagatgagtaacaattttttccacaatgatgcctcttggacttcgtcttattatcttctgggagacgtctgtgtcatttcaaataaaataaaaaaaacttgcgggttgaataaaagtaactttaagtcagaatttgccaggggtatgaataatttcgggcttgactgtatatatatacattttttaaatacattttttgtttacCTTCATTAAAGATTTGGAAGGGTATTAGaagtattttataatatttacatttgtatttttactTTAAACGCATGTGCTTGTAGCCTGTCTATGCTGGACTAGCGCTACTCTCCAACGGATGGAGGAGAATCCCGACAGCGACAGGCATTGTGAGAGGAGCACTGATGACCCCTCACCCTCTGGCCAAGGGACCAAACAGAAGAGTCAGGAATCTCCTCTGGATGACTGCGATCTACCCATCATGCAATGGGAGGATTTAAGTTTGCGAATTGCAGAGCTAGAAAGGCAGGAAgaggaaagaagaaaaaaagcagaGGTAAGATTTTATCAGGActttatatatgggccattctacagaattggtgcaaagtcAGAGCTGGAAACATCTTGAGAAAAATGTGTGGTTTTTCACTAATTGTATGCTAATTggataatatccaaggtacacatttctagtgaTTGTGCAGGTAATTCCTATATTGTATTTTAAGagagttttggaatatttgtcctctccccaaatttgtcactccagaaacacagtaatatataatttaataagg encodes:
- the LOC141299682 gene encoding uncharacterized protein, translating into MERRARVAVIGAGPAGLCAARHILSRPEAFDPPVVYEMTDHLGGTWFYEEQAGTYVNGHPIHSSMYRDLRTNLPKEIMMFPDFPFDDRLPSFLHHTSVQQYLEKYCERYDIARHIKFNTVVEKVKPVSMETETGGAVTWEVISRSTCGDQNTQTFDSVFVCNGHYSDPHLPYIPGIEHFKGKVLHSHSYRYPEPFADKSVVVLGAKASGVDISFELAQVNAQVILSHNTPTMSLPPPLGIRQASAVVGILEDGSLQFQDGSVTQADVLLFCTGYNFNFPFLCPSDLGLDVQDLFVTPLYKYLLPPGFPSIFFIGICKIICPFIHFDCQVKFALAVLEGSVELPTQEEMEKEVQREMQWKQDTGVQVKHLLNLDKNQWDYYLDLARVGRFTPPQPVLESLYEEVRIQRQKDPQKYRQINYRLIDATQWALLEAPPEQTEFSYSLRINE